One window of Sphingobium sp. HWE2-09 genomic DNA carries:
- a CDS encoding carbohydrate porin has product MIADTPPAIIVPPPVVLAKAAQLQGPPAGPQTPPPPASPSKPGWRAQLRDKGVDLTFSYVSESAASITGGREGGAAYTQQLLASAAIDTGKAFGLNGGKIIATIIHRKGQDLTATRLGNLFEVQELFGGGQDLRPAELSYEQKLNGGRTALKFGLYHTGDDFATLPSGCQFQNFAFCPRPTTLFYNSGFSGFPIPRWGLRVRQEIAPNLTVTLAGFEVNALRAQTGAGWKLAPRFDSFVVPVELGLKTGQKPGGLPGMIRIGGLIDTTDRADVRDDINGDSYALSGLAPAMRQERWSAWAMAEQMIVRFGPGDRGLSLFGTLTVSDRHTARVSTFVSGGFVARGFSDSRPRDNFGLGLVYARVNPRITDRERDQAALGQDVAVQTHEVSGEIFYGWQATRTLLLRPNLQYIHRVGATDRYPDALVAGATIKLIL; this is encoded by the coding sequence ATGATTGCCGACACGCCCCCCGCCATCATCGTGCCGCCGCCCGTCGTCCTCGCCAAAGCCGCGCAATTGCAGGGGCCGCCCGCCGGTCCGCAAACGCCACCACCGCCAGCGTCTCCATCAAAGCCCGGTTGGCGCGCTCAATTGCGCGACAAGGGCGTCGATCTCACCTTCTCCTACGTGTCCGAAAGCGCCGCCTCCATCACCGGCGGGCGTGAAGGCGGCGCGGCTTACACCCAGCAATTGCTCGCCTCCGCCGCGATCGACACCGGCAAGGCGTTCGGCCTCAATGGGGGCAAGATCATCGCCACCATCATCCACCGCAAAGGCCAGGATCTGACCGCGACCCGACTCGGTAATTTGTTCGAAGTGCAGGAATTGTTCGGCGGCGGGCAGGATCTGCGCCCGGCGGAACTCAGCTACGAACAGAAGCTCAATGGCGGCAGGACCGCGCTGAAATTCGGCCTCTACCATACGGGGGACGATTTCGCGACCTTGCCCAGCGGCTGCCAGTTCCAGAATTTCGCCTTCTGCCCGCGCCCGACCACGCTCTTCTACAATAGCGGTTTTTCGGGCTTCCCCATCCCGCGCTGGGGTTTGCGCGTACGGCAGGAGATCGCCCCCAACCTGACTGTCACGCTCGCCGGTTTCGAAGTGAACGCCTTGCGCGCCCAGACCGGGGCAGGGTGGAAACTCGCCCCGCGCTTCGACAGTTTCGTGGTCCCGGTGGAACTGGGCCTGAAGACGGGCCAGAAACCCGGCGGCCTGCCCGGTATGATCCGTATCGGCGGCCTGATCGACACGACCGACCGCGCCGACGTACGCGACGACATCAACGGCGACAGCTACGCGCTATCCGGCCTCGCGCCCGCCATGCGGCAGGAACGGTGGAGCGCCTGGGCCATGGCGGAACAGATGATCGTCCGCTTCGGCCCGGGCGATCGCGGCCTCAGCCTCTTCGGCACGCTCACTGTGTCGGATAGGCACACCGCGCGCGTCTCCACCTTCGTCAGCGGCGGCTTCGTCGCACGCGGCTTCAGCGACAGCCGACCGCGCGACAATTTCGGTCTCGGCCTCGTCTATGCCCGCGTCAACCCGCGCATCACCGACCGCGAGCGCGATCAGGCGGCGCTGGGGCAGGACGTCGCGGTCCAGACGCATGAGGTCAGCGGCGAAATCTTCTACGGCTGGCAGGCGACCCGCACGCTGCTGCTGCGCCCCAATCTCCAATATATCCACCGCGTCGGCGCGACCGATCGTTATCCCGACGCCCTGGTCGCGGGCGCGACGATCAAGCTCATCCTGTAA
- a CDS encoding MFS transporter, with protein sequence MASYSASGTVSVRPYVTVDDAAATPSDGGWTARQILVVATCFILNMLDGMDVLILSYIAPALSSDWQVSPESLGVVFSAGLAGMAAGGLLIAPLADRFGRRKLILASLVMMAAAMFASGVATSIPQLIASRFVVGIGIGTVLASMAALTAEYAPDRHRTFAVGFLQAGYPVGATLTGFVVASHLPNHGWQAMLLAAAALCAIAIPIVWLVLPESIAFLLTRQPKGALQKANRLLASIGQPQLDALPPQDVSETRHAGVRGLLTEGRAASTILLWLAITFAFMTLYFVISWIPKLAVEAGLPAKDAIYAGAIYNVGAFIGTSSIGLVAMRFDLRRLILVYMVLAAAALTIFGSVAMPLAATLGTAFLIGVFVQGGFNGCYPLAASLYPPEARGTGIGWAMGVGRIGAVIGPMLGGFLLAAKVSLPVIFGIFAVPVVLAGVCASLIRLPKAA encoded by the coding sequence ATGGCCAGCTATTCCGCCAGCGGCACCGTGTCGGTCCGTCCCTATGTGACCGTGGACGATGCGGCGGCCACGCCTTCCGATGGCGGCTGGACCGCGCGGCAAATCCTCGTCGTCGCCACCTGCTTCATCCTCAACATGCTCGACGGCATGGACGTGCTGATCCTCTCCTATATCGCGCCCGCCTTGTCGAGCGACTGGCAGGTCAGCCCGGAAAGCCTGGGCGTCGTCTTCAGCGCTGGCCTTGCTGGCATGGCGGCAGGCGGCCTGCTGATCGCCCCGCTGGCCGACCGGTTCGGCCGCCGCAAGCTGATCCTCGCCTCGCTGGTGATGATGGCCGCCGCAATGTTCGCGTCGGGCGTCGCCACCTCCATCCCCCAATTGATCGCCAGCCGCTTTGTCGTGGGCATCGGCATCGGCACGGTGCTGGCCAGCATGGCCGCGCTGACCGCCGAATATGCGCCCGACAGGCATCGCACCTTTGCCGTGGGCTTCCTGCAGGCGGGCTATCCCGTCGGCGCGACCCTGACCGGATTCGTCGTCGCCAGCCATCTGCCCAATCATGGCTGGCAGGCGATGCTGCTCGCCGCCGCGGCGCTCTGCGCCATCGCCATCCCGATTGTCTGGCTGGTCCTGCCCGAATCCATCGCCTTCCTCCTGACCCGCCAGCCCAAGGGCGCGCTGCAAAAGGCCAACCGCCTGCTCGCCTCGATCGGCCAGCCGCAACTCGACGCGCTTCCGCCGCAGGACGTCAGCGAAACCCGCCACGCCGGCGTGCGCGGCCTGCTGACCGAAGGGCGCGCCGCCAGCACCATCCTGCTCTGGCTCGCCATCACCTTCGCCTTCATGACGCTCTATTTCGTGATCAGCTGGATTCCCAAATTGGCGGTCGAAGCGGGCCTGCCTGCCAAGGACGCCATCTATGCCGGCGCGATCTACAATGTCGGCGCCTTCATCGGCACCTCGTCCATCGGCTTGGTCGCCATGCGCTTCGACCTGCGCCGCCTGATCCTGGTCTATATGGTGCTGGCCGCCGCTGCGCTCACCATTTTCGGCTCGGTCGCCATGCCGCTCGCCGCGACGCTGGGCACCGCTTTCCTGATCGGCGTCTTCGTGCAGGGCGGCTTCAACGGCTGCTACCCGCTCGCCGCGAGCCTCTATCCCCCCGAAGCGCGCGGCACCGGCATCGGTTGGGCCATGGGCGTCGGCCGCATCGGCGCGGTGATCGGCCCGATGCTGGGCGGCTTCCTGCTGGCGGCCAAAGTGTCGCTTCCGGTGATCTTCGGCATCTTCGCGGTGCCGGTAGTGCTGGCGGGCGTCTGCGCCTCGCTGATCCGCCTGCCCAAGGCCGCCTGA
- a CDS encoding LysR family transcriptional regulator, with the protein MLTLRQIEIFRAIMIAKTVSAAAQMLGTSQPGLSRMLGHMEDKLHFRLFDRTRGRLVPTQEARILFDEIEHIYKGFEDLNHVIKRLAKGEDRTFRVGASPSLGHSVVPKMLARLTANYPGLTIQFDILSVEQASDYLALQRGDYALTVFPIDHPNILSSRIGVGRMVCAVPASHPLADRDRISVADIADERLQSFRPDTPHGRIIADMFAKARQPLEVDTYIRFAETAVAFVANGMGVALVDSFTAMQAHAETVRFLEFDEPGTLPVYINRNLESPRAIIGETFEEIARSVLLALPRPKP; encoded by the coding sequence ATGCTCACCCTGCGCCAGATCGAAATCTTCCGCGCGATCATGATCGCCAAGACGGTCAGCGCCGCCGCGCAAATGCTGGGCACCTCGCAACCGGGCCTCAGCCGGATGCTCGGCCATATGGAGGACAAGCTGCATTTCCGCCTGTTCGACCGCACCCGCGGTCGGCTGGTCCCTACCCAGGAAGCCCGCATCCTGTTCGATGAGATCGAACATATCTACAAGGGCTTCGAGGATCTGAACCACGTCATCAAACGGCTGGCAAAGGGGGAGGACCGCACCTTCCGCGTCGGCGCGTCGCCCTCGCTCGGCCATTCCGTGGTGCCCAAGATGCTGGCGCGGCTAACCGCCAACTATCCCGGCCTCACCATCCAGTTCGACATCCTTTCGGTCGAACAGGCGTCGGACTATCTGGCGCTGCAACGCGGCGATTACGCGCTCACCGTCTTTCCCATCGACCATCCCAACATCCTGTCCAGCCGCATCGGCGTCGGCCGCATGGTCTGCGCGGTGCCCGCCAGCCACCCCTTGGCCGACCGGGACAGGATCAGCGTCGCCGACATCGCCGACGAACGCCTGCAATCCTTCCGCCCCGACACCCCGCATGGCCGGATCATCGCCGATATGTTCGCGAAGGCCCGGCAGCCGCTGGAGGTGGACACCTATATCCGCTTCGCCGAAACCGCCGTCGCCTTCGTCGCCAACGGCATGGGCGTGGCGCTGGTCGACAGCTTCACCGCGATGCAGGCTCATGCCGAAACCGTGCGCTTCCTGGAATTTGACGAACCGGGCACGCTGCCGGTCTATATCAACCGCAACCTGGAATCTCCCCGCGCGATCATCGGCGAAACGTTCGAGGAAATCGCCCGATCGGTCCTGCTCGCCCTGCCACGGCCGAAACCATAA
- a CDS encoding chemotaxis protein CheB — protein MTAHPIQAVAIGASAGAVQALLRILPALPATYPLALLVLVHVPPDRANALVPLFQSKCPLPVKEAEDKERIVGGTIYFAPSDYHLLVEADHSIALSWDEPVNHSRPAIDILLDSAADAYGPALAGMVLTGASHDGAAGLAAVAGAGGVAIVQDPAEAQVPTMPRAALAACPTATAMTLDDIILYLLQLATI, from the coding sequence ATGACGGCGCACCCGATCCAGGCCGTCGCCATCGGCGCATCGGCGGGCGCGGTCCAGGCGCTGCTGCGCATATTGCCCGCGCTGCCCGCCACCTATCCCCTTGCGCTGCTGGTCCTGGTCCACGTCCCGCCCGACCGCGCCAATGCGCTGGTCCCGCTGTTCCAGTCCAAATGTCCGCTGCCGGTCAAGGAAGCCGAAGACAAGGAACGGATCGTGGGCGGCACTATCTATTTCGCGCCGTCGGACTATCATCTGCTGGTGGAGGCGGACCATTCGATCGCCCTGTCCTGGGACGAGCCGGTCAATCACAGCCGCCCCGCGATCGACATCCTGCTCGACAGCGCGGCCGACGCCTATGGCCCGGCGCTGGCGGGCATGGTGCTGACCGGCGCGAGCCATGACGGCGCGGCTGGCCTCGCGGCGGTGGCGGGCGCGGGGGGCGTCGCCATCGTGCAGGACCCGGCCGAAGCGCAGGTGCCAACCATGCCGCGGGCGGCGCTGGCGGCCTGTCCGACCGCAACCGCAATGACCCTGGACGACATCATTCTCTATCTCCTGCAACTGGCGACGATATGA
- a CDS encoding hybrid sensor histidine kinase/response regulator, whose product MTSETAPLYCLLVDDLAENLLALEALLQRDGLVCLKARSGEEALELLLVHDVALALLDVQMPGMDGFELAEFMRGNERARHVPIIFVTAGTADRQRRFRGYEAGAVDFIQKPIEADILRSKAAIFFDLHEQRRQIMAQRDELATLATALRTADQRKNEFVAILGHELRNPIAALGAGLHLLEKREGTEAARDIRHRMDRHVQHLARLVEDILDIARIDQGKISLKKQRMSLQDALAFAVEACQPTIEGAQHRLALDITTDPVWLDADYARVVQIASNLLNNAAKYTPAGGDIRLTMRVVDDWAEIEVADTGVGIAPDMQARIFDLFAQVKNPTGEAQDGLGIGLALVRQLVALHGGALSLKHSAPGEGSVFQVRLPIVAALVA is encoded by the coding sequence ATGACAAGCGAGACGGCCCCCCTCTATTGCCTGCTGGTTGACGATCTGGCGGAAAATCTGCTGGCGCTCGAAGCGCTGCTTCAGCGCGACGGCCTCGTCTGCCTTAAGGCCCGTTCGGGCGAGGAAGCGCTCGAACTGCTGCTCGTCCACGACGTCGCGCTGGCGTTGCTCGATGTCCAGATGCCCGGCATGGACGGGTTCGAACTGGCCGAATTTATGCGCGGCAACGAACGCGCCCGCCATGTGCCGATCATCTTCGTCACCGCTGGTACTGCCGATCGCCAGCGCCGCTTCCGCGGCTATGAAGCGGGCGCCGTCGACTTCATCCAAAAGCCGATCGAAGCTGACATCCTGCGGTCCAAAGCCGCCATCTTCTTCGACCTCCACGAACAGCGGCGTCAGATCATGGCCCAGCGGGACGAACTCGCCACCCTCGCCACCGCCCTGCGCACGGCCGACCAGCGCAAGAATGAATTTGTCGCGATCCTGGGCCATGAACTGCGCAACCCGATCGCCGCGCTGGGTGCGGGCCTGCACCTGCTGGAAAAGCGGGAGGGGACGGAGGCCGCCCGCGACATCCGCCACCGGATGGATCGCCACGTCCAGCATCTCGCACGCCTGGTCGAGGATATTCTCGACATCGCCCGGATCGACCAGGGCAAGATTTCGCTCAAGAAACAGCGCATGTCGCTGCAGGACGCGCTGGCCTTCGCGGTGGAGGCGTGCCAGCCCACGATCGAGGGCGCGCAGCATCGCCTGGCGCTCGACATCACCACCGATCCGGTCTGGCTCGACGCCGACTATGCCCGCGTGGTGCAGATCGCCAGCAACCTGCTCAACAATGCCGCCAAATATACGCCCGCTGGCGGCGATATCCGCCTGACCATGCGGGTCGTGGACGACTGGGCGGAGATCGAGGTCGCCGATACCGGCGTCGGCATCGCGCCGGACATGCAGGCTCGGATTTTCGACCTGTTCGCGCAAGTGAAGAACCCGACCGGCGAAGCGCAGGACGGGCTTGGCATCGGCCTGGCGCTCGTCCGCCAGTTGGTGGCGCTGCACGGCGGCGCCCTCAGCCTCAAGCATAGCGCGCCCGGCGAAGGCAGCGTCTTCCAGGTCCGCCTGCCGATCGTCGCGGCGCTGGTCGCCTGA
- a CDS encoding shikimate dehydrogenase, protein MPINAPAKAGSSRAPILCGLIGSGIAGSRSPDMHEGEARALGIPMVYRILDGEVMGYDADGLPRLLDMLGAMGFDGINVTHPFKQAVMPLLDSLSDAAKALGAVNTILFRDGRRHGDNSDWSGYRAHFLTGLGDHPRAKVALIGAGGAAAAVGYAHLDLGARSLMIVDPAPERSAALAARLGALFPDAQVTTAPSAVQAIPGADGIVQCSPIGMLSHPGLPFDPALLTPAQWVSDIIYFPLDTQLLKAAAAKGCTTLNGGGMAVMQAAHAFALFTGTQPDTVRMLRAFAAASDRSAAA, encoded by the coding sequence ATGCCTATCAACGCCCCCGCCAAAGCGGGTTCATCCCGCGCGCCCATTCTCTGCGGCCTGATCGGCAGCGGCATCGCCGGATCGCGCAGCCCGGACATGCACGAAGGCGAAGCCCGCGCGCTCGGCATCCCCATGGTCTATCGCATCCTCGATGGGGAAGTGATGGGCTATGACGCGGACGGCCTGCCGCGCCTGCTCGACATGTTGGGGGCCATGGGGTTCGACGGGATCAACGTCACCCATCCGTTCAAACAGGCGGTGATGCCCTTGCTCGATAGCTTGTCGGACGCCGCCAAAGCCCTGGGTGCGGTCAACACCATTCTGTTCCGTGACGGCCGACGCCATGGCGACAATAGCGACTGGTCCGGCTATCGCGCCCATTTCCTGACGGGGCTGGGCGATCATCCGCGCGCGAAGGTCGCGCTGATCGGCGCGGGCGGCGCGGCGGCGGCGGTCGGCTATGCCCATCTTGACCTCGGCGCACGCAGCCTGATGATCGTCGATCCCGCGCCGGAACGATCGGCGGCGCTCGCCGCGCGCCTCGGTGCGCTCTTCCCCGACGCGCAAGTGACCACCGCCCCGTCCGCCGTTCAGGCGATCCCCGGCGCGGACGGCATCGTCCAATGTTCGCCGATCGGCATGCTCAGCCATCCCGGCCTGCCCTTCGACCCCGCCTTGCTGACGCCCGCGCAATGGGTGTCCGACATCATCTATTTCCCGCTCGACACGCAGCTGCTCAAAGCCGCCGCCGCCAAAGGCTGCACCACATTGAACGGCGGCGGCATGGCGGTGATGCAGGCTGCCCATGCCTTCGCCCTGTTCACCGGGACGCAGCCTGACACGGTACGCATGCTGCGCGCCTTTGCCGCTGCCAGCGACCGGAGCGCCGCGGCATGA
- a CDS encoding response regulator, which produces MAAIPRPRASLWAAFGLALGLAFFLISGTIAYRNIQSLRESDTAIRHTHSVLIALDELLSTTQDAETGQRGYLLTGSQAYLEPYDSAVAALAARMRTVTDLTRDNPAQQTNVTALKRHVDAKLAELRESVEQRRTRGFDAALAVVTTDRGKMEMDAIRAQLTGMAQEELRLRTIRMDEMAAAARTAITTGIVSSLIGAGLTIAIFMLMRISTRARARQQWLQTGQLGLAKAMGGEKTVEELGEAILAFLASYLGFQGGALFKGEGGRFLRAAAIGVPADADMPEGFAIKDGLLGQVAAQKQPLVLHDIPDGYLTIGSGLGRDKPRHLAIVPATADGVVNAVMELGFFQPIGDDVLALLDQASPAIGIALRSARFRTRLREALEETQRQSGELQAQSEELRVSNEELEEQGRALKESQVRLEQQQVELEQTNSQLEEQAQTLENQRDELEKAGTTLQLRARELEQASQYKSDFLANMSHELRTPLNSLLILSKLLGDNPDGNLSPDQIKFARTIESSGNDLLTLINDILDLSKIEAGHIQVQPETVPLQRLVGDLRQLFQPVAQTRGLQFEVEIAPDCPRAIETDRMRVEQIVKNLLSNAFKFTQEGSVRLTLSAVGDDRLALAVSDTGIGMSKEQQGHIFEAFHQADSTISRRYGGTGLGLSISRQLARLLGGRIDLQSQPGEGSCFTLTIPIAYDPAAVTSRQAAPPVSVDTPAPAPVAPAPVRTASPSPSPSPKWIIEDDRAAITEGRRLLLIIEDDEVFASVVCDLSRDMGFQCLVAGTAEEAMKLARDYMPSAVVLDLGLPDQSGLTVLDRLKHDEATRHIPIHVVSASDHSQAALSLGAVGYLVKPVKREQLAEVLESLHAKLATRVRRVLIVEDDPVQRDAVARLLLTDDVETVGVGTAAECLEQLRQQTFDCMVLDLTLPDTSGFALLETLSEEGDHGFPPVIVYTGHDLSPDDEQRLRRYSSSIIIKGAKSPERLLDEVSLFLHQVVSELPPEQRKMIQKARNRDAALEGRRILIVEDDVRNVYSLTSVLEPRGATVQIARNGQEALDALAASTGDPATAIDLVLMDVMMPVMDGLTATRAIRADAQWAALPILMLTAKAMPDDQQRCLEAGANDYMAKPIDVDKLLSLVRVWMPR; this is translated from the coding sequence TTGGCGGCGATCCCGCGGCCGCGCGCATCGCTCTGGGCCGCCTTTGGCCTGGCCCTCGGCCTCGCCTTCTTCCTGATCAGCGGCACGATCGCCTATCGCAATATCCAAAGCCTGCGCGAAAGCGACACCGCGATCCGGCACACCCATAGCGTCCTGATCGCGCTCGATGAACTTCTGTCGACGACGCAGGACGCGGAAACCGGCCAGCGCGGCTATCTGCTCACCGGCAGCCAGGCCTATCTCGAACCCTATGACAGTGCCGTCGCCGCGCTCGCCGCGCGGATGCGCACCGTCACCGACCTGACGCGCGACAATCCGGCACAGCAGACCAATGTCACGGCGCTCAAACGCCATGTCGACGCCAAGCTCGCGGAATTGCGCGAAAGCGTCGAGCAGCGCCGGACCAGGGGTTTCGACGCCGCGCTCGCGGTCGTCACCACCGATCGCGGCAAGATGGAAATGGATGCGATCCGCGCGCAATTGACCGGCATGGCGCAGGAAGAATTGCGCCTGCGCACGATCCGCATGGACGAAATGGCCGCCGCCGCCCGGACCGCCATCACCACCGGCATCGTGTCCAGCCTGATCGGCGCGGGGCTGACCATCGCCATATTCATGCTGATGCGCATCAGCACCCGCGCACGCGCACGCCAGCAATGGCTGCAGACCGGGCAACTGGGCCTCGCCAAGGCGATGGGCGGCGAAAAAACGGTTGAGGAACTGGGGGAAGCAATCCTCGCCTTCCTCGCCAGCTATCTTGGTTTTCAGGGCGGCGCCCTGTTCAAGGGCGAAGGCGGACGTTTCCTGCGCGCCGCCGCCATCGGCGTCCCCGCCGACGCGGACATGCCCGAAGGCTTCGCCATCAAGGACGGGTTGCTGGGCCAGGTCGCCGCGCAGAAACAGCCTTTGGTCCTGCACGATATCCCCGATGGCTATCTGACCATCGGATCGGGCCTTGGCCGGGACAAGCCCCGTCATCTCGCCATCGTGCCCGCCACCGCCGATGGCGTCGTCAACGCCGTGATGGAACTGGGCTTCTTCCAGCCCATCGGTGACGATGTTCTGGCGCTGCTCGATCAGGCGTCCCCCGCGATCGGCATTGCGCTGCGTTCGGCTCGCTTCCGCACCCGCTTGCGCGAGGCATTGGAAGAAACGCAGCGCCAGTCGGGCGAATTGCAGGCGCAAAGCGAAGAATTGCGCGTCTCCAACGAGGAACTGGAAGAACAGGGCCGCGCGCTCAAGGAATCCCAGGTCCGCCTGGAACAGCAGCAGGTCGAACTGGAACAGACCAATAGCCAGTTGGAGGAACAGGCCCAGACGCTCGAAAATCAGCGCGACGAGCTGGAAAAGGCAGGCACGACGCTGCAATTGCGCGCACGCGAATTGGAGCAGGCGAGCCAGTATAAGTCCGACTTCCTTGCCAACATGTCGCACGAATTGCGCACGCCGCTCAATTCTCTGCTGATCCTGTCCAAGCTGCTGGGCGACAATCCCGACGGCAATCTGTCGCCCGACCAGATCAAGTTCGCGCGGACGATCGAATCCTCCGGCAATGATCTTCTCACCCTCATCAACGATATTCTCGACCTGTCGAAGATCGAGGCGGGGCATATCCAGGTCCAGCCCGAAACCGTGCCGTTGCAACGGCTGGTCGGCGACCTGCGCCAGCTGTTCCAGCCCGTGGCCCAGACCCGCGGCCTCCAGTTCGAGGTCGAGATCGCGCCAGACTGCCCGCGCGCCATCGAAACCGACCGGATGCGCGTGGAGCAGATCGTCAAGAACCTGCTGTCCAACGCGTTCAAATTCACCCAGGAAGGTAGCGTGCGCCTGACCCTGTCGGCGGTCGGCGACGATCGTCTGGCGCTCGCCGTCAGCGACACCGGCATCGGCATGTCAAAGGAACAGCAGGGCCATATTTTCGAGGCCTTCCATCAGGCCGACAGCACGATCAGCCGCCGCTATGGCGGCACGGGCCTTGGCCTCTCCATCTCGCGCCAGCTGGCGCGCCTGCTGGGCGGCCGCATCGACCTGCAAAGCCAGCCGGGGGAGGGCAGCTGCTTTACCCTCACCATACCGATCGCCTATGATCCCGCCGCCGTCACCTCCCGCCAGGCTGCGCCGCCGGTCAGCGTCGATACGCCCGCGCCAGCGCCCGTCGCCCCCGCGCCGGTCCGCACCGCATCGCCCTCACCGTCACCCTCGCCCAAATGGATCATAGAGGATGACCGCGCCGCCATCACCGAAGGCCGCCGCCTGCTCCTGATCATCGAGGATGACGAGGTGTTCGCCTCCGTCGTATGCGACCTGTCGCGCGACATGGGCTTTCAATGCCTGGTCGCGGGTACGGCGGAAGAGGCGATGAAACTGGCGCGCGACTATATGCCCAGCGCCGTTGTCCTCGACCTTGGCCTCCCCGATCAGTCGGGCCTGACCGTCCTCGACCGGCTCAAGCATGACGAAGCCACTCGCCACATTCCCATCCATGTCGTTTCCGCGTCCGACCATAGCCAGGCCGCCTTGTCCCTGGGCGCAGTCGGCTATCTGGTGAAACCGGTAAAGCGCGAACAACTCGCCGAAGTGCTCGAAAGCCTGCACGCGAAACTGGCGACCCGCGTGCGGCGCGTCCTCATCGTGGAGGATGATCCGGTCCAACGCGACGCCGTCGCCCGGCTACTGCTGACCGATGATGTGGAAACGGTCGGTGTAGGCACCGCGGCCGAATGTCTGGAACAGCTGCGCCAGCAGACCTTCGACTGCATGGTGCTGGACCTGACGCTGCCCGACACGTCCGGTTTCGCGCTGCTGGAAACGTTGAGCGAAGAGGGCGATCACGGCTTCCCGCCCGTCATCGTCTATACCGGTCACGACCTCTCGCCCGACGACGAACAGCGCCTGCGCCGCTATTCCAGCTCGATCATCATCAAGGGCGCGAAATCGCCCGAACGGCTGCTGGACGAAGTGTCGCTGTTCCTGCACCAGGTCGTGTCGGAACTGCCGCCCGAACAGCGCAAGATGATCCAGAAGGCCCGCAATCGCGACGCCGCGCTGGAAGGACGCCGCATCCTCATCGTGGAGGATGACGTTCGCAACGTCTATTCCCTCACCAGCGTGCTGGAACCGCGCGGCGCCACGGTGCAGATCGCCCGCAACGGGCAGGAGGCGCTGGACGCGCTCGCCGCCTCGACCGGCGATCCGGCGACCGCCATCGATCTGGTGCTGATGGACGTGATGATGCCGGTGATGGACGGCCTTACCGCCACCCGCGCGATCCGGGCCGACGCGCAATGGGCGGCACTGCCGATCCTGATGCTGACGGCCAAGGCGATGCCCGACGACCAGCAACGCTGTCTGGAAGCGGGCGCGAACGACTATATGGCAAAGCCCATCGACGTCGATAAACTCCTCTCGCTGGTCCGCGTCTGGATGCCGCGCTGA
- a CDS encoding CheR family methyltransferase → MQDKVEDIEIQLLLEALYQRYHYDFRHYARASIKRRLMQARSQLGFASFSAMQDHLLHDPATLPRLLNYLTVQVSEMFRDPSYFRALREKVIPHLRTYPSLKVWVAGCSNGEELYSLSILFREEGLDQRTLFYATDINPDALKAAEAGIYPLDQIRKFTENHQKSGAPCSLSDYYTADYGRAVFDKSLRSRVVFSDHSLVTDAVFAEMHLISCRNVLIYFDRDLQDRALGLFRDSLARKGFLGLGSKESMRFSGHASAFTDFVREEKIYQRQEP, encoded by the coding sequence ATGCAGGACAAGGTTGAGGATATCGAAATCCAGCTGCTGCTGGAGGCGCTCTATCAACGCTATCATTACGACTTCCGCCATTATGCACGCGCGTCGATCAAGCGGCGGCTGATGCAGGCGCGCAGCCAATTGGGCTTCGCCAGCTTCTCGGCCATGCAGGATCATCTGCTCCATGATCCCGCCACCCTGCCGCGCCTGCTCAACTATCTGACCGTGCAGGTCAGCGAAATGTTTCGCGACCCCTCCTATTTCCGCGCCCTGCGGGAAAAGGTGATCCCGCACCTGCGCACCTATCCCTCGCTCAAAGTGTGGGTCGCCGGATGCAGCAACGGCGAGGAACTCTATTCCCTCTCCATCCTGTTCCGGGAAGAGGGTCTGGACCAACGCACGCTCTTCTATGCGACGGACATCAATCCCGATGCGCTCAAAGCCGCGGAAGCAGGCATCTATCCGCTCGACCAGATCCGCAAATTCACCGAAAACCACCAGAAATCTGGCGCGCCCTGTTCGCTGTCGGACTATTATACCGCCGATTATGGCCGCGCCGTATTCGACAAGAGCCTGCGGTCGCGCGTCGTCTTTTCCGATCACAGCCTGGTGACGGACGCGGTCTTCGCCGAAATGCACCTCATCTCCTGTCGCAACGTCCTTATCTATTTCGATCGGGATCTGCAGGACCGCGCGCTCGGCCTGTTCCGCGACTCTCTTGCCCGCAAGGGGTTTCTGGGGCTGGGGTCGAAGGAAAGCATGCGCTTTTCCGGCCATGCCTCCGCCTTCACCGATTTCGTGCGCGAAGAAAAGATCTACCAGAGGCAGGAGCCATGA